Proteins encoded within one genomic window of Raineyella fluvialis:
- the pyrR gene encoding bifunctional pyr operon transcriptional regulator/uracil phosphoribosyltransferase PyrR, giving the protein MAAEERTEAPPRVVMDADEISRAIIRMAHQVLENDHDVPRLIVVGLPTRGVPLARRLAAAMEDIEGHTVPIGELDVTFYRDDLRRQPTRSIGPTRMPGPIDDAVVILVDDVLYSGRTVSAALEALKDIGRPRAVRLAVLVDRGHRELPIRADVVGKELATASDERVGVQLEETDGVTRVTISRLRRAPDPLP; this is encoded by the coding sequence GTGGCTGCGGAGGAACGTACGGAGGCCCCTCCGCGGGTGGTGATGGACGCGGACGAGATCTCCCGAGCCATCATCCGGATGGCGCACCAGGTGCTGGAGAACGACCACGACGTTCCGCGCCTGATCGTGGTGGGCCTGCCCACCCGCGGTGTCCCGCTCGCCCGGCGTCTCGCCGCCGCGATGGAGGACATCGAGGGCCACACCGTGCCCATCGGTGAACTGGACGTCACCTTCTACCGTGACGACCTCCGCCGCCAGCCCACACGCTCCATCGGCCCCACCCGGATGCCGGGCCCGATCGACGACGCGGTCGTCATCCTCGTCGACGACGTGCTCTATTCGGGCCGTACGGTGTCCGCCGCCCTCGAGGCCCTGAAGGACATCGGGCGACCCCGGGCCGTACGGCTCGCCGTCCTGGTCGACCGTGGCCACCGCGAGCTGCCGATCCGGGCCGACGTCGTCGGCAAGGAACTCGCGACCGCCTCCGACGAAAGGGTCGGCGTCCAACTGGAGGAGACCGACGGCGTCACCCGAGTGACCATCTCCCGGCTGCGCAGGGCTCCTGACCCGCTCCCCTGA
- a CDS encoding globin, translating to MSENATPENESVPQQSAPEPPQDTRTPYERMGGAETFRAIVHRFYENVRTTPDLHAMYPEEDLGPAEDRLRMFLEQYWGGPGTYSEQRGHPRLRMRHTPFKVTPTQRDNWLECMHDAVGSVEMDKAARDELWNYLVRAADSMINAFEGEDMTPPQGRNLL from the coding sequence ATGAGCGAGAACGCCACCCCCGAGAACGAGTCCGTTCCCCAGCAGTCCGCTCCCGAGCCGCCGCAGGACACCCGCACCCCGTACGAACGCATGGGCGGCGCGGAAACCTTCCGGGCGATCGTGCACCGCTTCTACGAGAACGTCCGCACGACCCCCGATCTGCACGCCATGTACCCGGAGGAGGATCTCGGCCCGGCGGAGGACCGGCTGAGGATGTTCCTCGAACAGTACTGGGGTGGCCCCGGCACGTACTCCGAGCAGCGAGGCCACCCGCGCCTGCGGATGCGCCACACCCCGTTCAAGGTGACCCCGACCCAGCGGGACAACTGGTTGGAGTGCATGCACGACGCCGTCGGCTCGGTCGAGATGGACAAGGCGGCCCGCGACGAGCTGTGGAACTACCTGGTCCGCGCCGCCGACTCGATGATCAACGCCTTCGAA
- a CDS encoding DUF5130 family protein yields the protein MLIGDRLSPSDVKRVAWAIQQAEEISGYTFVAYLAEHGAEGGVDGRARALHATLADRDRAVLVYVDPQLHEVSVVTGVRAARTLADSSCAFATATMASSFAAGDLAGGLVGGIIQLGEAARSQASQHLRPSVDR from the coding sequence ATGCTCATTGGTGACCGACTCTCCCCGAGTGACGTCAAGCGGGTGGCCTGGGCCATCCAGCAGGCCGAGGAGATCTCCGGGTACACCTTCGTCGCCTACCTCGCCGAGCACGGGGCCGAGGGTGGCGTCGACGGGCGCGCCCGCGCTCTGCACGCCACCCTGGCCGACCGGGACCGCGCCGTTCTCGTGTACGTCGACCCGCAGCTCCATGAGGTGTCGGTGGTGACCGGCGTCCGGGCGGCACGCACCCTGGCCGACTCCTCGTGCGCCTTCGCCACCGCCACGATGGCCTCCAGCTTCGCTGCGGGGGATCTCGCCGGCGGCCTGGTGGGCGGCATCATCCAGCTCGGGGAGGCGGCGCGCTCCCAGGCCAGTCAGCACCTGCGGCCGAGCGTCGACCGCTGA
- a CDS encoding Nif3-like dinuclear metal center hexameric protein, with amino-acid sequence MPSLDRVVATLESWYPPATAESWDSVGLVVGDRSRPVTRILCTVDVTLPVVEQAISTGADLIVAHHPLLLRGVHQVTADDPKGAMVLRLAEHRIGLWAGHTNADIAPGGVGEALAEALGLVDLRPMVDRPARGLDNLVTFVPPDHLEALVAALSAAGAGHVGTYDSCHFAAPGMGSFRPLEGSSPFIGSVGEVEHVPEMRLEMVLPRSRRADVITALLGAHPYETPAWHIVETAPGLATSGLGRVGVLAREMSLALFGQQVADAIPATAGGVRIGGDPQRTIRRVAVLAGAGDSLLEEARGLGVDCYVTSDLRHHPAGEFLERTQLDPHAPALVDISHWAAEWTWLPVLAERLRGAFDDVGVEVSTLVTDPWSATFHAGG; translated from the coding sequence GTGCCCTCGCTCGACCGGGTCGTCGCCACGTTGGAGTCGTGGTACCCCCCGGCGACGGCCGAGTCCTGGGACAGTGTGGGGCTTGTCGTGGGCGACCGCAGCCGCCCGGTCACGCGCATCCTGTGCACCGTCGACGTCACCCTGCCCGTCGTCGAGCAGGCGATCAGCACCGGCGCCGATCTGATCGTCGCGCACCACCCCCTGCTGCTGCGCGGCGTCCACCAGGTCACCGCCGACGACCCCAAAGGGGCGATGGTGCTCCGCCTGGCCGAGCACCGGATCGGGCTGTGGGCCGGACACACCAACGCGGACATCGCGCCGGGCGGGGTGGGCGAGGCCCTGGCCGAGGCACTCGGCCTGGTCGACCTGCGCCCGATGGTGGACCGCCCAGCGCGAGGACTCGACAACCTGGTGACGTTCGTGCCACCCGATCACCTCGAGGCGCTCGTCGCCGCCCTCTCCGCCGCCGGTGCCGGGCACGTCGGAACGTACGACTCCTGTCACTTCGCCGCGCCGGGCATGGGATCGTTCCGGCCGCTGGAGGGTTCCTCGCCGTTCATCGGCAGCGTCGGGGAGGTCGAGCACGTACCGGAGATGCGCCTGGAGATGGTGCTGCCCCGGTCACGGCGTGCGGACGTGATCACCGCCCTGCTGGGGGCCCATCCGTACGAGACACCGGCCTGGCACATCGTCGAGACCGCGCCGGGGCTGGCCACGTCGGGCCTCGGCCGCGTCGGCGTCCTGGCGCGGGAGATGTCGCTGGCGCTGTTCGGACAGCAGGTCGCCGACGCGATCCCGGCCACCGCCGGCGGGGTGAGGATCGGCGGCGATCCGCAGCGGACGATCCGCCGGGTGGCGGTGCTCGCGGGAGCCGGGGATTCGCTGCTGGAGGAGGCCCGGGGACTGGGTGTCGACTGCTACGTGACGTCAGACCTGCGCCACCACCCGGCCGGGGAGTTCCTGGAACGTACGCAGCTGGACCCGCATGCACCGGCGCTGGTCGACATCAGTCACTGGGCGGCGGAGTGGACCTGGCTGCCGGTGCTGGCCGAGAGGCTGCGGGGCGCGTTCGACGACGTCGGCGTCGAGGTCAGCACGCTGGTCACCGACCCCTGGTCGGCGACCTTCCATGCCGGGGGCTGA
- a CDS encoding dihydroorotase — protein MTVTALSASVPAQLLITGVTLPDGSTADVYVDGPVFGDPSSAPADVARLDGSGLIALPGLVDPHVHLREPGREDAETIRTGTAAAARGGFTAVQAMANTSPVTDTAELACAMAATAAEHAACVVIPCGAITQRLAGEHLAELEPIHRAAGTMCFSDDGKCVADSQLMREAFEEVRAFDGVLAQHAQDPRLAGPDACCHEGELSARLGLPGWTTAAESAIVARDVELAALTGARYHVCHVSAQPTLDVIRAAKARGVRITAEATPHHLLLTTDLLADLDTTFKVNPPLRPAEHVEALRAAVADGTVDMIGTDHAPHAPQDKAKAFVAASPGMVGLEQSLAVVIDTLVRPGRLDWAGVADRMAHSPAALLGLTDQGRPVAPGEPANLCLVDPEARHAVDPTDTESRSRNNPYAGRDLPDPVRLTVCLGHVTYRR, from the coding sequence ATGACTGTCACGGCACTCAGCGCCAGTGTCCCGGCCCAGCTGCTCATCACCGGGGTGACCCTCCCCGACGGATCCACCGCGGACGTGTACGTGGACGGCCCGGTCTTCGGTGACCCCTCCTCGGCGCCGGCCGACGTGGCACGACTGGACGGTTCCGGACTGATCGCCCTGCCCGGGCTGGTCGACCCCCACGTCCACCTGCGCGAGCCGGGCCGCGAGGACGCCGAGACCATCCGCACCGGCACCGCGGCGGCCGCCCGGGGCGGGTTCACCGCCGTCCAGGCGATGGCGAACACCTCCCCGGTGACCGACACCGCCGAGCTCGCCTGTGCGATGGCCGCGACCGCCGCGGAGCACGCCGCCTGCGTCGTGATCCCCTGTGGTGCGATCACCCAACGGCTGGCCGGTGAGCACCTCGCCGAGCTCGAACCGATCCACCGGGCGGCCGGCACGATGTGCTTCTCCGACGACGGGAAGTGCGTCGCGGACTCCCAGCTCATGCGCGAGGCCTTCGAAGAGGTCCGGGCCTTCGACGGGGTGCTGGCCCAGCACGCCCAGGATCCGCGGCTGGCCGGCCCTGACGCCTGCTGTCACGAGGGTGAACTCTCCGCCCGGCTCGGGCTTCCTGGCTGGACGACGGCTGCCGAGTCGGCGATCGTCGCCCGTGACGTCGAACTCGCCGCTCTCACCGGAGCCCGCTACCACGTCTGCCATGTCTCCGCTCAGCCGACCCTGGACGTGATTCGCGCGGCCAAGGCCCGCGGCGTACGGATCACGGCCGAGGCCACGCCGCACCATCTGCTGCTGACGACCGACCTGCTCGCCGACCTCGACACCACGTTCAAGGTCAACCCGCCGCTGCGGCCGGCCGAGCATGTCGAGGCCCTGCGGGCCGCGGTGGCCGACGGCACGGTCGACATGATCGGCACCGACCATGCCCCGCACGCACCCCAGGACAAGGCCAAGGCCTTCGTCGCCGCCAGCCCTGGGATGGTGGGTCTCGAGCAGTCCCTGGCCGTCGTGATCGACACGCTGGTCCGCCCGGGCCGGCTGGACTGGGCCGGGGTCGCCGACCGGATGGCGCACTCCCCGGCCGCCCTGCTCGGTCTGACGGACCAGGGCCGCCCGGTCGCCCCCGGCGAGCCCGCGAACCTCTGCCTGGTCGATCCCGAGGCCCGCCACGCCGTCGATCCGACGGACACGGAGTCGCGCTCCCGCAACAACCCCTACGCCGGCCGCGATCTGCCCGACCCCGTACGCCTCACCGTGTGCCTCGGGCACGTCACCTACCGCCGCTGA